A window of Castanea sativa cultivar Marrone di Chiusa Pesio chromosome 8, ASM4071231v1 genomic DNA:
CATTTAGGCTTTCAAACTCTCTGAACGTGTCATGCATCAAGTGGGCTCATAATATAGAGTTCATGTCAAATTCCAAAGACTATATCAATCTTTTCAAAATAACGCTATAAACTCTTTAGAACTATTTGTGAAAGAAGCTGGCTAGGAAATTAGTTGAAGTGAGCATGAGCATACCCCATGAAACATGGTTGTATGGGGTACCGGGGATGGTTTAGGAGCCTGCAGGAAAAGCAATTGGAATGACACAAGTGAAACAAAGAGGCATGGCAAAAACATTAAACCAAAGAATTTGGCTTTTGGGCCATGGACATGACACATATCCAAAAATGGTCATGTGTCAGTCTGTTGTCTCATCCAGTGCTCCAGTGCACTAAATAGAAGCCTCTCCctaaaccaaaacacaaaacaatttGCTCACAAATGCGcaacccccccacccccccccccccccccccaccaaagCTACACATTATCTTTGATTATCTACTTCAAAATCAAGTAAAGTAGGATGAAATATTGAGaatgaagaagataagaaaatgTACCATGATGAGTTGTGTAATGAGGAGGTAGGAGCCACCCTTAGGTTGCACCTGCTGAGTAACAGGCAGAGGAAGCTTGAGAGGAAACTCTAAACCTTGGCGAAGCTATAGCCTATATAACTATATATGCATGCACTTGATCTTTGTGCATGCATGTATAGTTATATAGGCTATAGCTTCTTGCACACTCAATATATCTTGAGGCTTCTTCTGGCTCCCTACATGCATGATAGAGAAAAAGACACTCTTTGCTCTATGGATCTTTTAGGCTTATTGGAACTTTCCGACTCTGTTAACTGTGTTATTACATAAGTGGCGTCAAGGAAAATTGAAAGATGAGGTTTATCAATTATAAGCTCTGCTCAAAAGGTCAGGGTTGGTAAAACAGCCTCCCAGGTCCAAAGCTTCCTCCAATGCATCATACTTTTTTGGGGAAGGATTTGCTTTTGCTGCAAACTCAATTGCAGGACTTGCTGCAAACAGAGTAAGGTGGCAAGCCATAAGAGTGACAGCAAGTCATGTGCTACAATGGTCgtgcattttttttgtaataaattagTGAAAGGAGATGGGTTTAAGAAAGCTCATGAGCCTCAACCACTCATCTCAAAACTCCTGAAGTGGTTTACACTCTTGATTCTATGCTGCTCGGTGATCGGGGTGAGAACATAACAGAAGGATACAAGGTTGATTTCATTCTAAACTACAGTATCAACATGCTGGTTGATTTCATTCTAAGCTACAGTATCAACATGCTGCTTCTCTGCTATTGATGGCAGTGCTTCGCTAAGGTATTATATTTACAGTACAAGAGCACAATTATAGGCTTGAAGAAACAATGAGTTGGGTCTTTGTCCTCGCcgtaaaagaaaataaggataAGAAGCGGACTTTTGTTTTGTAGATAAAAATCAGATTTCAATCAATGCGGTAGTTTGGATGATCGTACAATCTAGCAATTATCCCAAGCTCCCCTTCCTCTCCAAGAGAACCTCTCCAGACCTCTAAATCAAATTATAGATTCACTTATGTCTCTCTCTTTCCATCTTTATGAAGAGGAGAGTTTACTAGTAGAAACGAGATCCAAATAATTTATACAATCCTTAAAACTGATTCATTAACAATACCAACGCCATTAATGGTATAAAGATTTGAGAACGAAGAAGAAATTGATTTTTAGCAATGGAGAATGAATGATAACAGCCCATAGAACCGAAAAAATTATAGAGATTGACCAAATGTTCCAAGAGACTAGACAAGACCATCCTAATACCAAGCCtgtcaaataaaaatttcactCTCCAGAACTTCTTCAGGTTGTGAAGCCTCAGTGTCCAACTGACATGAGCAGTTTGCCATTGCAAAGTTCTATACAACTGAGATCAATAACAACCTAAAAGCGCAAGAACTGGAAATACAGAGTAAATTAACAAGACCCGtagataaaattttcaaacacacAGTAAGCTGATCAAAATAGTCTGATACTTCCCATTGTAGTGCAAAACAAAATTAGGCATAAATATTGCAACTCATAGGACTGTCCAAAATCAAGTACcgcaaaattcaaataaaacacACCCCAAGCTAGAGGGGTCAAATTGCAAGAGTAAACTTCAACTAAGTAATCTTCTAAAACTATAATGGAACCACAACAGTATTTAAGCAGCAGTAGTCTGTTGGCCTTGAAGCCtcttctttgcttcttcaatgatTGACAACTTTATACCCTTGCCCTTGGGGAGAGAGACCCATGGCTTTGTGCCCTTGCCAATGGTGTACACATTTCCAAGACGGGTGGCAAACTCATGACCTGTGGCATCCTGGATGTGAACAGTCTCAAAGGTTCCCTTATGCTTCTCCCTGTTCTTAATGACTCCAACACGGCCTCTGTTCCTTCCACCAGTCACCATGACAACATTACCAACATCAAATTTAATGAAATCGGTGATCTTGCCGGTCTCCAAGTCCAGCTTGATGGTGTCATTAGCCTTAATAATTGGGTCAGGGTAGCGGATAGTTCGCCCGTCATAGGTGTTGAGATAGGGGATTCCCTTCTGCCCAAACTGCACAGACCGGACCTTGCAGAGCTTGAACTGCAAGAGGAATTATGAAGATGGTCAAAATAACTTTTTCATCCAATCATGTCAATGATTTTCTTCTTATAGGAAGTCAAAGGCAAGCTGGGTGGGGCAAGGCGCCAGTAAGGTGCCTCTAAGGCTATAAGACAAGGTGCCTTTACTGACGTGCTTGCCTTTAGAACCTAGATGAACAAGCCAAGAGCCATAAGGTATGAAAAAAGCACTAAGGTGAGTATCAGTTTTTCCCCTAACCTATTATTAGATTATAAATTTACAGAAGCTTGTTGTAAAACCTAATgttcaattaattaacttaCAAACACTTGTTGTAAATTTATTGttagtttaattaatttatagaaGCTAGTTatagaaaaacaattaatagaGCTTAAGCAGTGTTGAGCTCattttcaaatcaaatcatTACCATATACAGTCACAACTGTGCAATCAAATCAATCTGACTAGTAAGACCGTTGAACATAGCTTATTAAAGTTGCAGATATTGTATTACATTGAATATAGAATTCAATGATGACACTTGTTTTAAAAGCAACACCAGGAAGAGAATGCAATGGCCCAAGTCCAGCAAGAACAAAGAAGTTATTTGTATTGACCAACCTTAGCCTCTTCATCCCTAATTGAGTGGAGACGGAACCGACCCTTGGTATCATAAAGGAGACGGAAGTTCTCATTTGTTTTGGGAATTGATACAACAtctgaaaaaatgaaaatcgTTCCAAACTTTCAGAATATTTCTAAATCATCTAGCCAGCCAATACTGAAGAAACCAGAAATCAACATGGCTTTTATAATTGTAGCTAATACAAAACCATTCACAACATTGCAGCAAACTTTGAATAGTGCTATTAGCATTGAAAGAATatcaaacaataaataaataagacagAAGTGTGCATACCCATGAAGCCAGCAGGGTAGGTCTTATCAGTCCTAACCTTCGCATCAACCAAAACATGTCGTTGCATCAGAATGGCAATGACCTCACGGTATGTGAGTGCATACTTCAACCTGTTCCTCAGGATAAGAATCAAGGGC
This region includes:
- the LOC142607662 gene encoding small ribosomal subunit protein eS4z, translating into MARGLKKHLKRLNAPKHWMLDKLGGAFAPKPSSGPHKSRECLPLILILRNRLKYALTYREVIAILMQRHVLVDAKVRTDKTYPAGFMDVVSIPKTNENFRLLYDTKGRFRLHSIRDEEAKFKLCKVRSVQFGQKGIPYLNTYDGRTIRYPDPIIKANDTIKLDLETGKITDFIKFDVGNVVMVTGGRNRGRVGVIKNREKHKGTFETVHIQDATGHEFATRLGNVYTIGKGTKPWVSLPKGKGIKLSIIEEAKKRLQGQQTTAA